GGAACAAAAATCAAACAGTGCAAAAATGTTGAGGTGTAATTTCTTAAAACTGTTACAGTATTAAAAAGAAACTTGACTTTATCTTTTCAGCATTGACAGCCAGGTTTGCAGCACAGACAGCTCAACAAGCTCAGTTACCAATGGCATCAGCAGCACAGATGGCTGCTCCTCTCATGCCCTCTCAGCAGTCTTTGGTTGCAGCTCAGGCACAAGCCATTCTGGAAGCTACAACTAAGATGGATGTAGCAGCTGCAGCAGCTAAATTAGATGTCTCAGTTGCTGCAAAACTTGAAGAGCAGTCAGCAAGCACAGgaacagatgatgatgatgatcttggCGGTCCTGATTCAGATAGTTCTGAGGAAGAACCAGAGGCTGAGGAGAAAGCTCTCTTTACCCAGCTTCCACCCGCATCCACTCTTCCTAAACCTGTTCTTAGACTGCAAAATAAAGGCAGCCCAATAACAAGCATGGGAAGTGGTGATAGAACACTAAAAGTAGAGACAAAAGCAGCTCTTAAGAGCCCAATTGTCACAAGATTGAGGGGCAGACCAACAAGGGGTCGACCTAAAACTTCAGAGTTGAATCTTCGCCCAAGAaggaatttaaaaattcaaagagCTCTACGTATAAAAAAGGGAGCACTTGCTATCCCTAAAATGAAAAAGGACTATTTCTGTAAGATATGTGAGATACCATTTGCAAAATTACGAGATCTGAGGAATCACACAACCGAGCAACATCACAAGTGTACCAAATGTAATAGATATTTTAGGCTACCACATGAATTAGAAAGCCACCAGATAGTGCATCAGAACCGTAATTTACAGCAGAAAGGACCTAAACGATATCAGTGCACCTATTGTGGGAAGCAATGTGGGTACAGCAGCGCCCTCAAGATTCATGTTAGAACGCACACTGGAGAAAAGCCATATAAGTGTGATTTATGCGACCAACGCTTCATCCAGTCCATCAATCTGAAGAGACATGTGCTAACCAATCATAGCAAAGAAACTCCTTATCAGTGCAAATTCTGCAGCAAGAAATTTTCAGTTTTCGTGTATCTCAAATCCCATGAAATCACACACTCAGACCACAGGCCATTCCAATGTGAAGCATGTGGTGCCATGTTTAAACGCAAGAGTGATTTGAGAAGTCACAACAGGGTCCATAGTACAGAGAAACCGTTTACGTGTGAACTCTGCCAGGCAAACTTTAAATCTCCAAATGACTTGAAAACACACACACTAATTCACAACGACCGTAAACCCCACACATGTGACAAATGCGGTGCAGCATTCAAGCGTACCGGACACTTGAACAGACACATGATGATTCATACGAATGCCAAACCATTTCAGTGCGAGACTTGTGGGGCACAGTTTAATCGTAAAGAAAACTTACGCAGTCACCAGAGGATTCACAGTGGGGAACAACCGtacaaatgtaatgtttgtgGGGCATCATTCAGACATCTTAGCAGTCTCAAGATGCATGAAAAGAATCACTGGAGGTGAGTGTAAAAGATAAGACTAAGTTTTCCACACCATTGTTTACCAGTACCTACTTCAAATATATACGAGAGAATCATGGGATATGAAAGAGATGGAAAGGAATACTTATCGATCCttcatgttattattttgtgtaagctaatcctaaccctaaggctaagcctaatcctaatcataaccctaatcctaaccctaattctaaccctaaccttagccctaaccctatccctaattttgtgtaaaattacatgaaggaataaccaataCTTCTTTCATTTCATGCCTGTGTGACTCATCTTCCAGTGTCATATTTTGGCCACTTTCATCCTGTAGGTAAAAGGAAAGGACAAACATTGCTTTGTCAGAAATTTAGAGC
The Amphiura filiformis chromosome 3, Afil_fr2py, whole genome shotgun sequence DNA segment above includes these coding regions:
- the LOC140149010 gene encoding uncharacterized protein; its protein translation is MAASSLQMTRREDGSYLFDFVNHSQQVLFTLNECRQFANLCDCSVVVEGQVFYAHKGVLVSCSDYFKEIFTTQQVNARQSIDLINIKVPGFQLFIEFAYMARMAITMQDVDTVLNTAVILKSATMLEACCEFLKSQLTGDNCVDIISIAEAYNLTEIKRQANRLMCERLIELSQTYKKGGQFMPDGKEDFEALTARFAAQTAQQAQLPMASAAQMAAPLMPSQQSLVAAQAQAILEATTKMDVAAAAAKLDVSVAAKLEEQSASTGTDDDDDLGGPDSDSSEEEPEAEEKALFTQLPPASTLPKPVLRLQNKGSPITSMGSGDRTLKVETKAALKSPIVTRLRGRPTRGRPKTSELNLRPRRNLKIQRALRIKKGALAIPKMKKDYFCKICEIPFAKLRDLRNHTTEQHHKCTKCNRYFRLPHELESHQIVHQNRNLQQKGPKRYQCTYCGKQCGYSSALKIHVRTHTGEKPYKCDLCDQRFIQSINLKRHVLTNHSKETPYQCKFCSKKFSVFVYLKSHEITHSDHRPFQCEACGAMFKRKSDLRSHNRVHSTEKPFTCELCQANFKSPNDLKTHTLIHNDRKPHTCDKCGAAFKRTGHLNRHMMIHTNAKPFQCETCGAQFNRKENLRSHQRIHSGEQPYKCNVCGASFRHLSSLKMHEKNHWSDRTSQDTVTAANVATHDPTPTLQHIAALMGLQGLGTPQQQASLAAAVTIAGTATSLPINTSTPTPVMTMQQAQRDLIQVPLHPIQVKIYPNSDTNTVPTSQHPEDSPQGRTHMASPVPPPAHMASALMGLQGLANQQQAIPVSVTLAGADTPPPHQTTPAPIMTAQHLQQRNEIKIPLHQLQVQIYPNPDGTVSSQPLAITTQRVHYTSPPPAHLGSGLVQPIHVGSPLPQNLQVQSPAPQGITTTQVQDHHAVTFMSM